A window of Leptolyngbyaceae cyanobacterium genomic DNA:
GAAGCAATCAAACTATTAGCAAATGCCGCCATCCAACACGCGGAACAAATGAAAGTTACCGATATCGATTTGCTAATTGCTGAAGATCAAACCGGGATGCAAGCATTATTGCAACGCAGCGGATTCAAAAAAGCTGCGGTGCAATTCACCCGCCACTATCAAATTTCCACTAACACCGAATTACCCAGTTTGCATCCGCCACACCCGGAATTACCGGAAGTTAAACTAATCACACCAAATGCGATCGCACTGCGCGACCCCAGCACCAACGAACTCGTTCGCAATCCGCACGGCGAACCTGTTTTCCTAATTCCTTTACAAGATGAAAATGGATTGGTGCTAAATAGCGATCGCTTACCAATTTACCCCACTCCAGTGCGTGACCCCCAGAAAAACGACTGGGTGTTTAATGCAGCAGGTGAATTACTCGTTTGTCCCGTTTTGCGCGATGAAAGCGGTCAAATTGTCGAACGCGAAGGAATTCCCCAGTTTTGTCCTCCAGCTTACGAAGTTCAAGCAGGTGCAATTCGCCTCAAGCGCGACGCACAGGGTAATTGCGTCTTCTGCGAGGTGGAACGGGATAAGGAAGGTAAAATTGTGCGATCGCCTGACGGTATGCCAGTATTCAAACAACCGCTGTTAGTGTAAAATACAACCCAATCCCGTTAAAAGGGTGCATTCTTCCATGTCTCCAATCAGGTTAAGCAGGTACTACCAATTAGCGCTAAGTACGGGGTTTTTTGTCGGGGGATCGATTTTATTTTCCCAGCACATAACTGTAGCGCAAATTACACCCGATACTACCCTACCAGTGAATTCGATCGTCACCCCTCAAGGCAACATCAATATTATTGAGGGAGGAACTCAAACTGGCAGCAATTTATTCCACAGCTTT
This region includes:
- a CDS encoding GNAT family N-acetyltransferase, whose amino-acid sequence is MANILSKFQTMPYTHRLATPADAKAIAPLMSAFAQERESIDPSMTIKPNYDFEQYVTHQLEKPLSFCWVLEHSNTIVGCLFIYFYDEAPPANLPDYLVQHHHVENPFQSRRVGSVLAMYVQPEHRQSEAIKLLANAAIQHAEQMKVTDIDLLIAEDQTGMQALLQRSGFKKAAVQFTRHYQISTNTELPSLHPPHPELPEVKLITPNAIALRDPSTNELVRNPHGEPVFLIPLQDENGLVLNSDRLPIYPTPVRDPQKNDWVFNAAGELLVCPVLRDESGQIVEREGIPQFCPPAYEVQAGAIRLKRDAQGNCVFCEVERDKEGKIVRSPDGMPVFKQPLLV